Genomic window (Rosa chinensis cultivar Old Blush chromosome 6, RchiOBHm-V2, whole genome shotgun sequence):
TCAAACAAAACAAGTTTGAGCAGTTATTGATGGTCCTCTGGGCCATATGGAAGAATAGAAATAACAAGTTGTGGAATGATGTTAGTCAAACTGCTAATGATATATTACTGAGCTCCCTTGCTTGGCTAAAGGAATTCTAGGCAGCAAGGCAACCTGTAAAGTAGCAAACTGTGCGTAGTAGGCAGCGTTGGAAACCTACGTGTGGAAACCAATGGAAATTGAAAGTTGATGGAAGCTTTCTACTACAGCAAACAAATGGAGGAGTTGGTGGAATTCTTAGAGATGGGGCCGGGCAATTCCGTGCTGCTTTTGCCATTCCAGTGCAGCAAGTTGCTTCAgcaaaataaattgaattgagGGCCATCAAGGAAGGTCTCAATCTGCTCCAAATGCTATAGGTGCAGGATGTAGTGATAGAGAGTGATTGCCTTGAAGCTACTCATGATGTTGCCAATGTCCATCATGAGTTTGTTGCAGAAGCATGCCTCATTGATGATATTAAAATGGGCATGAGTACCATCAGAAATGTGTCAGTTTGTCATGCTCCAAGATCTTGTAATGGGGGTAGCACATCGTTTAGCTAGTATAGCCTTTGAAGCTAGCAATAGTTCCTTTTGGGTGGATCATACTCCAGACTGCATTCTGGATGTATTACAATTTGATTGTAATCAACTCAATTGAGGTCATTCTATAAAAGTTCtttctttgattcaaaaaaaaaataaaaattacctACCTCGTAACAATTTGAACTTAAACTCTTACGTACACTATGTTAATTAATATATAGGTTCTCTAGATAAATCGGTTTAGGTAATATAGCCTTAATTGGGTGAAGTGATTAGACAACCAAAACACCAGCCGATCGGTTCAGTTGAGTGTCGAGTAGGAACAAATAGAAACAAATTGCATTTAAGCGAGGCAACTTTTTCAGATTTTAAGTAGCTGGTGATGTATCCATTAGCGGGGGTCTTGATCATTTTAGCTCATTGAAATCTTTCTTTCCCTCTGAATTTAATCCTTCAACCCCACAATCTACAAAATAATGACCCCTTTGTAAGAGTTTACATACATAAACTTTTATTACCACTATTGAAAGTAAAACCATCAAGATCAACTTTGGAAACATAAATTAAATTTCGAGAACAAGTCGGAACATATAGAGTTTGAAACAAATTCAAATGATGGCCGGTATCTAAAATCAAACGAAAAGTTCTAATGGCTTCAACTGGTGCTTTCACCCGATTCCCTATATAGataaaattttcatttggatTAGGCTTTGGGTTGTAAGGAATCCCTGCATCGAATTAGAAACATGAACAGTAGCACTTGAGTCAACCGACCAAGTATTATAAGGAGCTTCAGCTAAATTTGATTCAAATAATACATAAGCCAAAGGCTTACCTTTCTTTTTGAACCATGCCCTACGTTTTGGGAAATCATATTGATAATGTCCATCCTTTCTACATAAATGACATTTGTCTTTCAGTCCCTTATTAGGAACCTGAGCAGCATCAGCAGGTCCATTGTTCTTTGGTGGTCCTTTCTTAGCACCCTTTCCaggtttttttttccaagttttCTTTCAGCTCCATGACCTACAAGATGAATGGAATTTTGTTCTTGTTGCTTAAGCCTTTCTTCCTCTTGAACAAGCATACTGGACAATTCATTAACATTCCACTTATCCTTAATAGTGTTATAGTTAATCTGAAATGCCTCATACTGAGGAGGCAATgagttcaaaataaattgaaCAAGAAAGAACACATCCACATTCATTCCCAAGGCCTTCAACTTTGCTGCCAGATTAGTCATTTCAACAACATGCTTATGCATGCTTCTTCTACCATTAGATTTCTTGGTGGTAAGTTCAGCAATTAATGTCCCTGCAAGAGACTTGTCAGCTCTCTTGAAACGATCCTCAATGTTCTTCAAGAATTTCTTTGCAATTTCAGCTTTCGGAAGTGTAGTCTTTATGTTGTTTGCTATAGTCATTCGCATCAGCATAAAGCTCAGTCTATTAGACTTTTCCCAAGCCTTATGAAAAGCCTTTTCTTCATCAGTGCTTTCATAAGTTAGAGCAGCAGGTTTCTCGGTTTGGCGTGTTGAATCCAGATCCATAATACCTAAGTGAAACTGAACTTGTTTACACCATTCCTAGAAATTCAGTCCATTGAGCACTGGAACAGACAGAGCATGTGAATGAAGCGAAACATGAGCTGCAACACAATAATACAAGGGCTCACAACATTAATTCTTTAAGTCACTAAACACGTATAAATAGTAAACATGCCAACACATTACTCCTTTGGGTAGTTATCATGTAGATATTTAACTAAAATGAGGCATTTATCATCATTTGAGCACTGCGTATATTCCTAATCAGACAAGCTTGTAATCTTTGGATCTCCAAAACTAATCTAACaagatatatataaaaaaactcCATTCTATTAATTAATAATATGAATGGTTAATTTACCTTAGGGTGATTCTTAAATTCTTATGAATAATGAAAATCAATATGCTTATGAGTAAACCTTAAAACTTTACAAGGCAATTTTTCATTCATATACATCAATATCATAAGCAACTTATAATCACCTAATTTGATATTCATGAGACCTTACTAGTTTGACCACTTTGGTGACTAATAAACCGCCCTACTATGAATTCAAAAAGTTAGATGAAATTAACAATCAAAATTGACATTCATAAAACTAGCAAAACCAAACTGCTAGCGTTGTGCTATTATTTCATTCGTGCTTACAATACCATACTCATAATCATATATCATAATACATAAGTTGCAAGTTTGATAAAAAACAAGCAGCTACAGATGAACAACATATGACCAAACCGGATTAATCATATAACTAGCGAAACgttcatataaatatattttgttgtaaatAAAATTCATATGCATATATAAATGCGGCAGAAAATATATGAACAACAAAACAATATATATTTCATTAACGAAAAATCATGAAAGCTCTAATACCACATCTAAGAGTTTAAATACATAAAGTCAAGATCTAGAACTTACATGATCTCATAACATTAACAGTAAGGGGGAAGCATAAACTACATACCTTGTTCCATTGGAGAAATATGTAGTATACCAAGACGCAGCGGTTCGGCGAAGTCGTCAATTGAAAGGAAAttgtttctctctcaacccttgcACTTCACACTCTCATTCGGGTTTTGAGTACTTTATGTGTGTACATAAGATGAAATTGTGCACTGATTATATAGGGTGAGAGTGGACCAATTTTCATCAATGACTTAAGTGATTTCCATCCATCATGGAAATAGATATAGGAAATTCCCTCTGATTGATCAATTGGGATCCATCAATTAGTTTATCAAATCATGTATGGAATATACACCATAAACACCAATTACTTCATATGATCCACAATTAAAGGAGTAAATTCTTACACCCTTAAAACATAATTGTTTTTAATGTGTTCATCCCACATTCTCTTCTATCCCAACCTTGTTTCTTTTAGGTGACCGCTacaatttattttatgtttttgttacatggtattttgttattttcaaatCGGAAAAGATTATTTATGCCAAATAATGTTTTTTACAGAGGAAGTATTTTTTCGGTTTCGGCCATTCATGTTTGTTCGACCAAaatgtaactttttttttcttctgctggCTTCTTCCCATTTGAGGTGCATTATTAGCT
Coding sequences:
- the LOC112171547 gene encoding uncharacterized protein LOC112171547, with translation MDLDSTRQTEKPAALTYESTDEEKAFHKAWEKSNRLSFMLMRMTIANNIKTTLPKAEIAKKFLKNIEDRFKRADKSLAGTLIAELTTKKSNGRRSMHKHVVEMTNLAAKLKALGMNVDVFFLVQFILNSLPPQYEAFQINYNTIKDKWNVNELSSMLVQEEERLKQQEQNSIHLVGHGAERKLGKKNLERVLRKDHQRTMDLLMLLRFLIRD